From Leptospira kirschneri serovar Cynopteri str. 3522 CT:
ACTTTACAGATTAACTTTGAAACTGTGGGAACTCTTGCGATCTTGTCTGCCTACTGAGAAAACTTATTCTATATTGATAAATTCGGCCGGATCTAAAGGAGGATCTTGACCGATATGAACTTCGTAATGAACGTGTGGACCTGTGGCCTTGCCGGTAGAGCCAACTAGACCGATCAGATCTCCGCGTTTGACGATCTGATTTTTTTCTACGAGAATTTGGGAACAATGTCCATAAACCGTAAAAATACCATTCAAGTGATTGATTTTAATATTCCTACCTAAACCGCCTGAAGATTGACCGGACTCTACAACGACTCCGGGTGCGGTCGCATAAATAGGAGTTCCTTCCGCAGAAGCAAAATCTACCCCGGAGTGATGTTCTCCTAATGTGACTAAACCAAAAGGATCCACTCTACCGCCAAACGTAGAAGATACGAAACCGACCCCAGGTTTGAGAGGACGACCTCTCGGAAGAGCGTATAGAATCGATTCTCTTTCTTCGAGATAATCGAATGCGTTTTCAAACGCCTGACGAATCCGAAATAGTTCAATATTCTGAACCGCAAAACCTTCTACTGTATTCTTATAAAGTTCTAGATTGGTTTCCGAATCCGGGATTTCTTTTTTAAGATGAAACTCCGGGATGACTTCATACGTCAGAATCCGTTTCCAAGGAACTTCGTCCCAAGCCACAAGGTTGAGTTGTTCGGTTTTTCTTTCTAAACCACGAATTTCCTTTTTAGCGTCTTGAAGGAGCATATCGTAGTAAAGATATTGACTGACGTTCTCGTCACTTTTTTGAAACAAGTCTTGATCGGGACGGTAGAAAAAGTTCAAATAAGAGAGAAATAGAAACGCTAAGATTAGAATGAGCCCTAAAAGAATTCCGAGGAACCAAGCCATAAAAACGTTAAGTTCGATGGTGATCACGTTTTCATGATTGTGAGGAACGAGTAAAAAAGAGATCTTCTTAGAACCAGATTCTTTGAATTTTCGAAGTCTGTTTTTGAATTTGAGAATTTTGACTTGCAGACGCTCGGAATGGGTCAATTTGAGATCATACTTTGCCGGACTTATCATAGATTTTTACTTGCAGGTAGGGGGATCGAAGGGATTATAGACCCATTCTTTATATGAAATTCCTGTCC
This genomic window contains:
- a CDS encoding M23 family metallopeptidase: MISPAKYDLKLTHSERLQVKILKFKNRLRKFKESGSKKISFLLVPHNHENVITIELNVFMAWFLGILLGLILILAFLFLSYLNFFYRPDQDLFQKSDENVSQYLYYDMLLQDAKKEIRGLERKTEQLNLVAWDEVPWKRILTYEVIPEFHLKKEIPDSETNLELYKNTVEGFAVQNIELFRIRQAFENAFDYLEERESILYALPRGRPLKPGVGFVSSTFGGRVDPFGLVTLGEHHSGVDFASAEGTPIYATAPGVVVESGQSSGGLGRNIKINHLNGIFTVYGHCSQILVEKNQIVKRGDLIGLVGSTGKATGPHVHYEVHIGQDPPLDPAEFINIE